In one window of Thermoleophilia bacterium DNA:
- a CDS encoding DNA polymerase III subunit alpha: MDSSTNPFIHLHVHSNFSFLDGGSHIEDIVARASALGQPALALTDHNGLYGAVRFARACARWKVKPIFGAEVQVEAMTPQPAQEHPYHLHPYHLVLLAETREGYANLCRLVSAAHLADPERRRSPVVSIESLRSHASGLICLTGCRYGEIGYLVDAGRTSQAQLALQRLQEIFDSDHLYVELQYFAYQPQPPAISSSLPSAALHLSSNATTVAKSCRNSLTRLTHLNPADYDIGFYPDGEPWRLSCLVYCQELARLAASCGLRTVLTANVHYAKPEDLQIHLICRAAGRDQPLSGYPEARPGVRHLWSQSDLIDFAQPLFRALAPQDQTLTPEADALALENHDLPLKERNPLLTTWEIAERCNVDLELGVFHFPKVPLPEGETAYSLLAKRCFKGIARRYRPVPPEAIKLLEKELCMIQEMGFAHYFLVVHDIVRWARARGIPCSGRGSAGNSIVCYALGITASDPLRHNLLFERFLNPYRREMPDIDVDFCSVRRDEVIEHIYKTFGPENVAVVANVNTMSPRTAVRIVAEALGFSPSEINALARNVPRHGDAARIREYLAGGWPELRDSPLQDSAPPSAAPDGTVTPGGRYWRFLDLVERLDSFPLHLGTHLGGFVIADRPITHYAPLQWAAKGVVITQFNKDDIAALGLVKMDILGLRTHSAVAECVRLIRERTGRVIRPYELPTDDPAAYEIIRNGGSIGLFQLESPGQRNLATRLKEETFNDIIAAIALYRPGPLEAEMITPFVERRWGREPVTVPHPAMAEAVADTYGVILYQEQVLRIAQAVAGFDLAEADLLRRAMTRDRSREEMAKIGEDFVARAVARGVPEEAAREVFRQLEGFAAYGFNKSHAVCFAVIAYATAWLKAHYPAEYLCAVLNNQPMGFYSPRVVLNDARRFGLEVRPLDINFSGRGFIVEDGEPPAIWNADGTPTSYNPFAPPRSAAGPGRALRVGFSYLKHMSERALTRIEEERRRGPFESFEDFYLRTRVEYPVAENLIRVGAFDSLEPDRTELLWRLPLLHERLETLGVSGKTQYGQLRAFSSPPLRTGLKREWSLKDKVRAELELLGLSVTCHPLALYEAELRELGVTMSYELPILGDEVPVIVAGMYERAQNPWMRSGKRTMFLTLEDAYGLFECVCFESKLPKIAPVVARANYFLVKGRLQNNPRRGLAIVAEEVLDLEEALTHTGRAKSRLPRAALTAAPCNQCHARYIRHPPP; encoded by the coding sequence ATGGATAGCAGCACCAACCCATTCATACATCTGCACGTGCACTCGAACTTCTCTTTTCTTGACGGGGGAAGTCACATCGAAGACATTGTCGCTCGGGCATCTGCCCTTGGGCAGCCCGCCCTTGCTTTGACCGACCACAACGGTCTTTATGGTGCAGTGCGCTTTGCTCGCGCTTGCGCTAGATGGAAGGTAAAGCCGATCTTTGGCGCTGAGGTCCAGGTGGAAGCAATGACCCCTCAGCCTGCACAGGAGCACCCCTATCACCTGCACCCCTATCACCTGGTGCTCTTAGCGGAGACTCGCGAGGGTTACGCAAATCTTTGCCGCCTGGTTTCTGCGGCGCACTTAGCTGACCCCGAGCGCCGCCGGTCACCAGTGGTTAGTATCGAGTCTCTCCGTAGTCATGCTTCCGGCCTTATCTGTCTTACCGGCTGCAGATATGGAGAAATCGGCTATTTAGTTGATGCTGGCCGCACCAGCCAGGCCCAGCTTGCTCTCCAACGCTTGCAGGAAATCTTCGACTCCGACCATCTCTATGTAGAACTCCAGTATTTCGCTTATCAGCCGCAACCACCAGCGATCTCCTCTTCTCTACCTTCCGCTGCATTGCATTTAAGCAGTAATGCAACAACTGTTGCAAAAAGCTGTAGAAATTCACTTACTCGGCTTACCCACCTTAATCCAGCCGACTATGACATAGGCTTTTACCCGGACGGCGAGCCCTGGCGCCTTTCTTGTCTTGTCTATTGCCAGGAACTTGCTCGTTTGGCTGCTTCCTGCGGCCTACGCACCGTCCTTACCGCCAACGTCCATTACGCCAAACCCGAAGACCTGCAAATTCACCTTATTTGCCGTGCTGCTGGCCGTGATCAGCCTTTGTCCGGATATCCCGAGGCTAGACCCGGAGTTCGCCATCTATGGTCACAGAGCGACCTGATCGATTTTGCCCAACCTCTGTTCCGCGCCCTTGCTCCTCAAGACCAAACCCTTACCCCCGAAGCCGACGCCCTTGCTCTCGAGAACCACGATCTTCCTCTCAAAGAGAGAAATCCCTTGCTTACGACCTGGGAAATAGCAGAGCGTTGCAACGTGGATCTGGAGCTTGGTGTTTTTCACTTTCCCAAGGTGCCTCTCCCTGAGGGCGAAACTGCCTATTCCTTGTTAGCCAAACGCTGCTTTAAAGGAATTGCCCGCCGCTACAGGCCGGTACCTCCCGAAGCCATCAAGCTGCTGGAAAAAGAGCTGTGCATGATCCAAGAGATGGGATTTGCCCATTATTTCTTGGTAGTCCACGACATCGTGCGTTGGGCGCGAGCCCGAGGTATTCCCTGCTCTGGGCGAGGCAGTGCTGGCAACTCCATCGTGTGCTACGCCCTTGGCATCACCGCCAGTGACCCCTTGCGCCACAATCTACTTTTCGAGCGTTTTCTCAACCCTTACCGCCGCGAGATGCCCGATATCGACGTTGACTTTTGCTCCGTCCGCAGAGACGAGGTGATAGAGCACATCTACAAGACGTTCGGACCGGAAAATGTGGCTGTGGTGGCCAACGTGAACACCATGAGCCCCCGAACGGCAGTGCGAATTGTGGCTGAAGCTCTAGGTTTCTCCCCTAGCGAGATCAATGCTTTAGCTCGCAATGTTCCCCGCCACGGCGACGCCGCCCGTATCCGCGAGTATCTAGCGGGTGGATGGCCCGAGCTACGCGACTCCCCCCTGCAGGATTCTGCGCCGCCTTCGGCGGCGCCCGACGGCACCGTGACCCCCGGCGGCCGCTACTGGCGCTTTCTTGACTTGGTGGAGCGTCTTGACTCCTTCCCTCTCCATCTAGGCACTCATTTGGGCGGGTTTGTCATTGCCGATAGACCCATCACCCACTACGCCCCCCTCCAGTGGGCGGCAAAAGGCGTGGTCATAACCCAGTTCAACAAAGACGACATAGCTGCCCTGGGTCTAGTCAAAATGGATATCCTAGGCCTGCGAACCCACTCGGCAGTCGCTGAATGCGTGCGCCTTATCCGGGAGCGAACCGGACGCGTTATCCGCCCCTACGAGCTACCCACCGACGACCCTGCCGCTTATGAGATCATCCGTAATGGCGGCTCTATCGGCCTTTTCCAACTTGAGTCTCCCGGTCAACGTAACCTGGCTACTCGTCTCAAAGAGGAGACCTTCAACGACATCATCGCCGCCATCGCCCTCTACCGTCCAGGGCCGCTAGAAGCAGAGATGATCACCCCCTTTGTCGAGCGACGCTGGGGACGAGAGCCGGTCACCGTACCCCACCCCGCAATGGCCGAAGCGGTAGCCGATACCTACGGGGTTATCCTCTATCAAGAGCAGGTGCTCCGCATCGCTCAGGCAGTAGCGGGCTTTGATCTTGCCGAAGCCGATCTGCTGCGCCGCGCCATGACCAGGGACCGCAGTCGGGAAGAGATGGCCAAAATCGGCGAAGACTTTGTGGCTCGCGCGGTAGCTCGCGGAGTGCCGGAAGAGGCGGCCCGCGAGGTTTTTCGTCAGTTGGAAGGATTTGCCGCCTACGGCTTCAACAAGAGTCACGCGGTGTGTTTTGCCGTAATTGCTTATGCCACTGCCTGGCTTAAAGCCCACTACCCAGCAGAATACTTGTGCGCGGTTCTTAATAACCAGCCCATGGGATTCTACAGTCCCCGGGTGGTGCTAAACGACGCCCGCCGGTTTGGCCTCGAGGTACGGCCTCTTGACATCAACTTCTCCGGGCGAGGATTTATCGTAGAAGACGGTGAGCCTCCCGCTATCTGGAATGCTGATGGCACACCCACCTCTTACAACCCTTTCGCGCCTCCGCGTTCTGCCGCTGGACCCGGTCGCGCCCTACGTGTTGGTTTTAGCTACCTAAAACATATGAGCGAACGAGCGCTAACCCGCATTGAAGAGGAGCGCCGCCGTGGTCCTTTTGAAAGTTTCGAAGACTTTTATCTACGCACTCGAGTGGAATATCCGGTGGCGGAGAACCTTATCCGAGTAGGAGCCTTTGACTCGCTCGAACCCGATCGCACCGAGCTCTTGTGGCGCCTGCCTTTATTGCACGAACGCCTAGAGACGCTAGGTGTTTCGGGAAAGACGCAATATGGCCAGCTACGAGCTTTCTCTTCCCCACCGCTTCGCACCGGGCTTAAACGAGAGTGGAGTCTCAAAGATAAGGTTCGAGCTGAACTCGAGCTTTTGGGGTTAAGCGTAACCTGCCACCCCCTTGCTCTCTACGAAGCTGAGCTCCGCGAGCTTGGAGTCACCATGAGTTATGAGCTTCCCATTCTGGGAGATGAAGTCCCGGTAATAGTTGCAGGCATGTATGAACGAGCACAAAATCCTTGGATGCGTTCGGGAAAACGCACCATGTTCTTAACTCTGGAAGATGCCTACGGCCTATTTGAGTGCGTGTGCTTTGAATCTAAGCTCCCCAAGATCGCTCCAGTGGTGGCCCGCGCTAATTACTTTTTGGTAAAAGGCCGCCTCCAGAACAACCCTCGGCGAGGGTTGGCGATTGTGGCCGAGGAGGTACTGGACTTGGAGGAGGCGCTCACGCACACTGGTCGGGCAAAATCACGTTTGCCTCGCGCAGCTTTGACTGCAGCGCCTTGCAATCAATGTCATGCACGCTACATCCGGCATCCACCGCCATAG
- a CDS encoding FAD-dependent oxidoreductase yields the protein MQQPSISRTITEPSRETPVFRETDVLVVGGGPGGVAAAIAAARNGAKVILMERYGYLGGMATGGLVNAIPNLATIEGQQGIAGICQEIIDRLKKKDAVHIPDRRVWGTSDPRAVEYYLSHNYSFFYLRRHPEDGDLRVIYTALADPEILKYELGEMAIEAGVELLLHSWGVSPIMDGNAVRGMIFESKSGRQAVLAQVVIDCTGDGDVFALAGADYDAQIRPGLRISNLAMGCWITNVDIARRNAFRAAEPEKYARMMGEASAIVMSRASLRPTSDGVRKWMMEVIGADTLSGFFFEDMLPNHEDVVTLQPHFPARDQTDVEELTRVEIEARRGLVECWEFLKRNVPGFEQSWIMLTAPQLGTTGGKRLIGEYVYSEEDLKADRVFEDTICMLPNTDTGRMALEHPFLYIPYRALVPRGIEGLLVACRGFSSTEFINNVWNLIPHCTCYGQAAGTAAAMAVDAGCSVHDIDCKALQSKLREANVILPDQCA from the coding sequence ATGCAGCAGCCGTCAATCTCTAGGACAATCACCGAACCCTCTCGTGAAACCCCTGTATTCCGTGAGACAGACGTGCTCGTTGTGGGTGGCGGTCCAGGGGGCGTTGCGGCAGCAATTGCAGCTGCCCGCAACGGAGCAAAGGTTATTCTCATGGAGCGCTACGGGTATCTGGGAGGCATGGCAACTGGCGGTTTGGTCAATGCTATTCCGAATCTGGCTACGATTGAAGGCCAGCAAGGCATCGCTGGGATATGTCAGGAGATCATTGACCGTCTGAAGAAAAAAGATGCTGTTCACATTCCCGATCGGCGTGTGTGGGGGACGAGCGACCCGCGGGCGGTCGAGTACTATCTCTCTCACAACTACAGCTTTTTCTACTTGCGTCGCCATCCCGAGGACGGAGACCTGAGGGTCATCTATACGGCTTTGGCCGACCCGGAGATTCTCAAGTACGAGCTGGGTGAAATGGCGATTGAAGCCGGGGTGGAATTACTGCTTCATTCCTGGGGGGTAAGCCCCATCATGGACGGAAACGCCGTTAGGGGCATGATCTTCGAAAGTAAGTCCGGTAGGCAAGCAGTCCTCGCCCAGGTGGTGATTGACTGCACAGGCGACGGCGATGTTTTTGCCTTGGCAGGGGCCGACTACGACGCCCAGATCAGACCTGGGCTGCGGATTTCCAATCTGGCCATGGGCTGCTGGATAACGAATGTTGACATCGCCAGACGCAACGCCTTCCGCGCCGCTGAGCCAGAGAAGTACGCGCGGATGATGGGCGAGGCCTCCGCCATAGTCATGAGCCGCGCGAGCCTGCGCCCGACCTCAGATGGGGTTAGAAAGTGGATGATGGAGGTGATTGGCGCTGACACTTTGAGCGGCTTTTTCTTTGAGGACATGCTGCCTAACCACGAGGACGTCGTAACACTTCAGCCCCATTTTCCTGCTAGAGATCAGACCGATGTCGAAGAGCTGACGCGAGTAGAGATCGAGGCGCGCAGGGGACTAGTTGAGTGCTGGGAGTTCCTCAAACGCAATGTGCCAGGGTTCGAGCAAAGCTGGATCATGCTTACAGCGCCTCAGCTTGGGACCACTGGCGGTAAACGACTTATTGGCGAATACGTGTATTCAGAGGAGGACCTGAAAGCCGATCGTGTCTTTGAGGATACCATCTGCATGCTGCCTAATACCGACACCGGTCGGATGGCGCTCGAACATCCTTTCCTATACATACCTTATCGCGCCCTCGTTCCTCGGGGGATCGAAGGACTCCTTGTGGCATGCCGGGGATTCTCTTCCACAGAGTTCATAAACAATGTGTGGAACTTGATACCTCACTGCACGTGTTACGGCCAGGCAGCTGGCACTGCTGCTGCTATGGCGGTGGATGCCGGATGTAGCGTGCATGACATTGATTGCAAGGCGCTGCAGTCAAAGCTGCGCGAGGCAAACGTGATTTTGCCCGACCAGTGTGCGTGA
- a CDS encoding protease inhibitor I42 family protein — MKKPRWYQVYSAIALVALVLALAAAAGSGCGGQVNATTGPVKLTEADNGKTITIKVGQTIEVTLPGNPTTGYGWGAALADKDKALLEQVGEPVYTQDKTDGELVGAGGTYTFTFRAKAAGAATLKLTYARPWETVEPLATYQVTVTIPK; from the coding sequence ATGAAGAAGCCAAGGTGGTACCAAGTGTACAGCGCCATCGCGCTGGTAGCGCTGGTGTTAGCCCTTGCCGCTGCAGCAGGTAGCGGGTGTGGCGGTCAGGTGAACGCCACAACTGGCCCAGTCAAGCTGACCGAAGCTGACAACGGCAAGACCATAACGATCAAGGTAGGCCAGACCATCGAGGTTACACTGCCGGGCAACCCCACGACCGGCTACGGCTGGGGCGCCGCGCTCGCCGACAAGGACAAGGCTCTTCTTGAGCAAGTGGGCGAGCCGGTCTACACGCAGGACAAAACCGACGGAGAATTGGTGGGGGCAGGAGGAACCTACACTTTCACCTTCAGAGCGAAAGCTGCAGGCGCCGCCACTCTTAAGTTGACGTACGCCCGGCCCTGGGAGACAGTGGAGCCGCTTGCGACCTATCAAGTAACGGTGACCATCCCCAAGTAG
- a CDS encoding glycerol-3-phosphate acyltransferase — MNVFAIGVLTFIAFILGSLPFAVWVGRRLSGQDVRAVADGNPGTANAFRAGGWRTGFPVLVLEVGKAGVPVGLANLAFGTSLWRVLPIAFAPILGHAFSPFLRFKGGKAIAATFGSWIGLTGFFYPLVLGLGMGVAYGAKLVDALAVLVGVLLFGLFLLFAGAPLALFVFWAGTLVLLAWTHRRELLQVVEVRRLRAARR; from the coding sequence GTGAATGTCTTTGCGATAGGTGTTCTTACATTTATTGCTTTCATTCTGGGGTCACTGCCCTTTGCTGTTTGGGTAGGCAGAAGGCTCTCTGGTCAAGACGTGAGAGCAGTGGCTGACGGCAACCCCGGGACGGCTAATGCTTTTCGCGCAGGCGGCTGGCGCACGGGGTTTCCCGTTCTCGTCCTAGAAGTCGGAAAGGCTGGGGTGCCTGTAGGGCTTGCCAACCTGGCGTTTGGAACCAGCCTGTGGCGCGTTTTACCGATTGCCTTTGCTCCCATTCTGGGCCATGCTTTTTCTCCTTTCTTGCGTTTTAAAGGTGGCAAAGCAATCGCCGCGACTTTCGGGTCGTGGATAGGCCTTACTGGGTTTTTCTATCCTCTGGTGCTTGGACTGGGCATGGGTGTGGCATATGGAGCAAAGCTGGTCGACGCCCTTGCTGTGCTTGTTGGCGTTCTTCTGTTCGGTCTGTTTCTACTTTTCGCGGGAGCCCCACTAGCCCTCTTTGTCTTTTGGGCTGGCACTTTGGTACTGCTTGCTTGGACTCACCGCCGCGAGCTTTTGCAGGTAGTTGAGGTCCGCAGGCTGCGAGCTGCCCGCCGATGA
- a CDS encoding glycosyltransferase, which yields MLEIAQVVRIVLLVLLAGIAVSNLFSLRRVESVRDAGSRCSEQEQLPFVSVLVPARNEEANIEKCLRSLAAQDYPHFEVLVVDDCSTDQTPAILRRLSESHKVLRVLSGKPLPEGWLGKHWACHQLAQVARGDYLLFTDADTEHHPAMLRDAVRASLTMQADLLTGIPREITVTWGERLVVPVIGWAVCSLLPFGLAHRLRSSLLCLGVGQFMLFRRKAFESVGGFAAIRQDPVDDVALARRLKAAGHKWRFVDLTERVSCRMYTSLETAVDGLGKSVFPVLGYRLWLLVLVLGVLAWVFLAPVCVLVGWLLGFEISTQTLLLNALAVALSLGSWETAMRRLGYPWYQALLFPVVISVVMYLAVRSALKFQRGEAQWKGRTLPCGDLSSLDQDGQAESRHP from the coding sequence GTGCTCGAGATAGCGCAAGTCGTCAGAATAGTTCTGCTTGTCCTATTAGCTGGCATAGCCGTCTCAAACCTTTTCTCCCTAAGACGCGTCGAGAGCGTCCGGGACGCGGGGAGCAGATGCAGCGAGCAGGAGCAACTGCCCTTTGTTTCTGTCCTTGTACCCGCTCGTAACGAAGAGGCCAACATCGAAAAATGCCTCCGATCGCTTGCTGCGCAAGACTATCCTCACTTTGAGGTTCTGGTCGTGGACGACTGCTCTACGGATCAAACGCCAGCCATCCTCCGTCGTCTTTCGGAATCCCATAAAGTGCTCCGGGTTCTGTCTGGAAAACCACTGCCCGAGGGTTGGCTCGGAAAGCATTGGGCGTGTCACCAACTTGCACAGGTCGCGCGAGGTGACTATTTGTTGTTCACGGACGCTGACACTGAGCATCACCCCGCTATGTTGCGCGACGCCGTGAGAGCAAGCCTCACTATGCAAGCAGACCTTCTTACCGGCATCCCCCGCGAAATCACTGTTACTTGGGGGGAGAGATTAGTGGTCCCGGTTATTGGCTGGGCCGTGTGCAGTTTACTTCCCTTTGGTCTCGCTCACCGCTTGAGGAGTTCGCTGCTCTGCTTGGGCGTCGGACAATTCATGTTGTTTAGGCGGAAAGCCTTCGAGAGCGTCGGCGGATTCGCGGCTATCCGCCAGGATCCGGTCGACGATGTTGCCTTGGCAAGACGCCTCAAGGCCGCAGGACACAAGTGGAGATTCGTCGACCTAACCGAGCGGGTCTCCTGCCGCATGTACACAAGTTTGGAGACCGCCGTGGATGGTTTGGGCAAGAGCGTTTTCCCCGTCCTCGGGTATCGCCTCTGGCTGCTTGTTCTGGTCTTAGGAGTGCTTGCGTGGGTGTTCCTTGCCCCGGTTTGTGTACTAGTTGGATGGCTACTCGGATTTGAAATCAGCACACAGACGCTTCTGCTCAACGCCCTGGCTGTCGCACTCAGCCTCGGCTCGTGGGAAACTGCGATGCGACGGCTCGGCTATCCGTGGTATCAGGCCCTTCTCTTCCCTGTGGTAATAAGCGTGGTGATGTACCTGGCCGTTCGCTCGGCGCTCAAGTTCCAACGAGGAGAAGCGCAATGGAAGGGACGAACGTTGCCATGCGGCGATTTATCCAGCTTAGACCAAGACGGACAGGCGGAATCTAGACACCCGTGA
- a CDS encoding nuclear transport factor 2 family protein — MDRQAYLEYIDHFNNRRYDKLAEYFRPDIVVEYFSNLDDPSRPPITLHGPQQFVDVYANLHQHVRETLELRDFLSGDGLVFAELYTVFDCFQDMAGGAIGPMKAGDLLAMTNWVLYNLDDEGKMARIRIAHFRIHEWKRG, encoded by the coding sequence ATGGACAGACAGGCATATCTGGAATACATCGACCACTTCAACAACAGGCGTTATGACAAGCTAGCCGAGTACTTTCGGCCGGACATCGTCGTCGAGTACTTCTCCAACCTGGATGATCCGAGCCGGCCGCCAATCACACTTCACGGGCCACAGCAGTTTGTCGATGTGTATGCCAATCTGCACCAGCACGTAAGAGAAACGCTCGAACTCAGGGACTTCCTATCAGGAGACGGCCTCGTGTTTGCTGAGCTTTATACAGTGTTTGACTGCTTTCAAGATATGGCCGGGGGAGCGATCGGGCCGATGAAGGCTGGGGACCTCCTGGCGATGACCAATTGGGTGCTTTATAACCTTGATGACGAAGGGAAGATGGCGCGCATCCGCATTGCTCACTTTAGGATCCATGAGTGGAAACGAGGGTAG
- a CDS encoding ABC transporter ATP-binding protein, which yields MLLEVKDLWVHYGLAEALRGVSLTVEEGEIVTLLGANGAGKTTLLRTISGLKKASSGEIWYRGQRIDDLPPHERVRRGIAHVPEGRQLFYTLTVLQNLQMGGYLLKSRSELRENLERMYRHFPALERRLDHRASDLSGGEQQMVAVARALMARPKVLLMDEPSLGLSPLMVKEVARIIEQIHEAGVAVLLVEQNARMALRLAHRAYVLEVGRVTVSGRAADVAADERVVKAYLGY from the coding sequence ATGCTGCTTGAGGTCAAGGACTTGTGGGTGCATTACGGGCTAGCCGAGGCGCTACGCGGCGTGTCTCTGACAGTGGAGGAAGGCGAGATCGTCACCCTACTTGGTGCGAATGGCGCGGGTAAGACCACTTTACTGCGGACCATATCGGGTCTCAAAAAGGCGAGCTCAGGAGAGATCTGGTACCGGGGGCAGCGGATAGACGATCTTCCTCCTCACGAGCGCGTGAGAAGGGGTATCGCCCACGTACCTGAGGGTAGACAACTTTTTTACACGCTCACTGTCCTGCAGAACCTGCAAATGGGCGGATACCTTCTAAAAAGCCGCTCTGAACTTAGAGAGAATTTGGAAAGGATGTATCGACATTTCCCAGCACTAGAGCGCCGTCTAGATCACCGTGCCAGCGATCTTAGTGGAGGCGAGCAACAGATGGTTGCCGTAGCTAGGGCTCTTATGGCCAGGCCGAAGGTGCTGCTGATGGATGAGCCTAGCCTAGGGCTTTCCCCACTCATGGTCAAGGAAGTGGCGAGAATCATTGAGCAGATCCACGAGGCGGGGGTGGCGGTGCTCCTCGTTGAGCAGAATGCCAGAATGGCGCTGCGACTCGCGCACAGGGCATACGTACTTGAGGTAGGCCGGGTCACGGTGAGCGGCAGGGCGGCCGATGTCGCTGCTGATGAGAGAGTTGTGAAAGCTTACTTGGGATACTGA
- a CDS encoding ABC transporter ATP-binding protein has protein sequence MTEERAQQESADLLRLEGVSKNFGKLEAVSDLSFSVKPGTIHSLIGPNGAGKTTVFNLVTGMLRPTSGKIYFRGENITGLEPHEIVKKGITRSFQQTFLFMDYSVLDNVLTGFHLHHRAGIWREFLHTRRAREQERKAVEQALEIIDFMGLSPYAYELARNLPHGHQRALGVSIALACNPTLLLMDEPVTGMNPTESNEMVERILKIRQRGVTVLLVEHSMRVVMNISDVVTVISYGKKIAEGLPEEVRQNPQVIEAYMGEDTDAA, from the coding sequence TTGACCGAGGAACGTGCACAGCAGGAATCGGCGGATCTTCTCAGGCTTGAGGGTGTCAGCAAGAACTTTGGCAAGCTCGAGGCTGTGTCAGACCTTAGCTTTAGTGTTAAGCCGGGGACCATACACAGCTTGATTGGTCCGAACGGAGCTGGCAAAACCACAGTATTCAACCTTGTGACCGGGATGCTCCGCCCGACTAGCGGCAAGATCTACTTCCGAGGTGAGAACATCACAGGCCTTGAGCCTCACGAAATCGTAAAGAAAGGGATCACCCGATCTTTTCAGCAAACGTTTCTCTTCATGGATTACTCTGTCCTGGACAATGTCCTAACCGGCTTTCATTTGCACCACAGGGCAGGCATATGGAGAGAGTTTCTGCATACCCGGCGAGCTCGGGAACAAGAACGCAAGGCCGTTGAGCAAGCTCTCGAGATTATCGACTTCATGGGTCTTTCTCCCTATGCCTATGAGCTGGCACGGAATTTGCCTCACGGCCATCAAAGGGCTCTGGGGGTAAGCATCGCTCTTGCTTGTAATCCCACGCTGTTGCTTATGGATGAGCCCGTCACTGGCATGAACCCGACTGAATCCAACGAGATGGTGGAGCGCATCCTTAAGATCCGGCAGCGAGGGGTGACAGTGCTGCTTGTAGAGCACTCCATGCGCGTTGTTATGAATATATCGGACGTAGTCACTGTGATCAGCTACGGGAAGAAAATCGCTGAAGGGCTGCCAGAGGAGGTCCGGCAAAACCCACAGGTGATAGAAGCGTACATGGGAGAGGACACAGATGCTGCTTGA
- a CDS encoding branched-chain amino acid ABC transporter permease, with protein sequence MTTNLRAEVAKKKLAALTVVLAIVLALPWLVGPYTVQLFILTMTYGMLGLSFAFTIRVGLPRFDSAAWWGIGAYTTAMLITKAGLSYWLTIPIAGLVSVVLGYLVYRVAIPRGMMVFLMFGMVIALAIQQLFGSVEFFGGWGGTDVIRPPAIGGLVFDSKRELYYLGVAFIGFNLLCYYLLIHSRIGRSWSAIGQSVKLASSVGIDVVRYRMANVLISNFFLALAGTFYMAFSLVAVPATFGLEKSLNVIMYVVIGGISYSLVGPLVGALILAFVPEYLRVASEYESIITSVVIILVVIFLPGGVLGWLDRKVRRRLTGRGWTPLLGRAKKEEEAGQDYRGNSR encoded by the coding sequence GTGACGACGAACCTAAGAGCAGAAGTGGCCAAGAAGAAGTTGGCAGCTCTAACGGTGGTTCTCGCTATTGTTCTTGCTTTGCCATGGCTTGTTGGCCCTTACACGGTTCAACTGTTCATTCTGACTATGACGTATGGCATGCTTGGGCTGTCATTCGCGTTTACCATCCGTGTGGGCCTTCCCAGGTTTGACTCTGCTGCTTGGTGGGGCATCGGGGCTTATACCACTGCCATGCTAATCACCAAGGCCGGGTTGAGTTACTGGCTGACTATTCCAATCGCTGGGCTTGTTTCGGTGGTGCTTGGCTATCTTGTTTACAGGGTCGCCATCCCACGGGGCATGATGGTGTTCTTGATGTTTGGGATGGTCATCGCCCTTGCTATTCAACAGTTGTTTGGGTCAGTTGAGTTCTTTGGCGGCTGGGGGGGAACGGATGTAATCAGGCCGCCCGCAATTGGGGGCCTGGTGTTTGACAGCAAACGCGAGCTGTACTACCTGGGCGTTGCCTTCATCGGATTCAATCTTCTTTGTTATTACCTGTTGATCCATTCGCGGATCGGGCGTTCGTGGAGTGCCATAGGACAAAGCGTCAAGCTGGCAAGTTCGGTCGGCATCGATGTTGTGCGCTACCGAATGGCGAATGTGCTAATCAGCAATTTCTTTCTTGCTTTAGCGGGTACGTTCTACATGGCATTTTCACTGGTGGCTGTTCCGGCTACTTTTGGACTGGAAAAATCTTTGAACGTCATCATGTACGTGGTCATCGGCGGGATCTCCTACAGTCTAGTAGGCCCGCTAGTTGGTGCGTTGATACTAGCGTTTGTGCCCGAGTACCTACGGGTGGCGTCGGAGTATGAGTCCATCATCACGTCGGTTGTGATCATCCTGGTGGTTATCTTTCTTCCCGGTGGTGTTCTTGGCTGGTTAGACCGGAAGGTTCGTCGTCGGTTAACCGGGCGGGGTTGGACACCCCTGTTGGGGCGGGCGAAAAAAGAGGAGGAAGCTGGGCAGGACTACAGGGGGAATTCTCGTTGA